The Zhihengliuella sp. ISTPL4 genomic interval ACCTCGAGGTCGTCACGCAGGAGGGCGACGAGGTGCAGGTGCGCTTCGGCGACCTCGCCCGCTGGGTGCGGGACCGAGAGATCCCGCTGGAGCTCTCGCCATCGTCGAACCTGCAGACGGGCGCCGTCGCGGCGTGGGGCGACAGCCTGGCAGACCACCCGTTCGATCTGCTCTACCAGCTCGGTTTCGCCGTGACGGTGAACGTGGACAACCGTACGATGAGCGCGACCTCTCTCACCCGTGAGCTGGCCCTCCTCGTGCAGGCCTTCGAGTACGACCTCGACGACCTCGAGGCGTTCCAGTTCAACGCGGCAGCAGCGGCCTTCCTCCCGGTCGAGGAGCGGGAGGAGCTCGTCGAGATCATCGGTGAGGGATTCGACGCCTGACATGCGCTCCGGGGGGAGAAAGCGGCGCGGACGCGCCACCGTCATCACGACGGTCGGTGTGGTCGCGGCCGTCGTCGTCGGAGGGGGCGTCGCCGCCGTCGTGTGGATGAACCGCACGGCGGAGAAGACGTTCGCGAAGGCGCACGACACGACGATCGCGCACCCGCTCACGCCGGCGCAGCAGATGGTGGCGGACGCGGACGACCTGCGAGCGTGCGCCGTGACGTTTCGGGGCGACGGTGCTCCCGCCGAGCCGATGCTCCAGCGTCAGGACGAACGGTATCAGGGGCTGCCCATCCCGCAGCTCGACGGTCGGGTATTCGCCGGCTGGTACGTCAGCGCCGACGCTGCCGCGGTCTTCGCCGTCGAAGGCAGGGTGAACGGCGCCGATCCTGTCGTGTGCGCGCAGCAGCAGGTGGAACTCTTCGCCGCATGGACGACGCCCGAGGCGAACGCGGACGCCGGCGTGCGCATCCCCATCCTGATGTACCACCAGTTCACCGCGGACCCTGAGGGCGCGAAGGGCTGGCTCCGCGGCAACCATGCGTACATCGGCGACTTCGAGGCGCACATGAACCACATAGCCACCACCGGCTTCTACCTGCCGACCTGGGACGAGCTCAGCGCGTTCATCGATGGGCGTCTCTCGCTGCCGCCGCGGAGCGTGATCATCACGGACGACGATGCCGATCAGTCGTGGTTCGATCTCGCGGTGCCGGTGGTGGACAGGTACAAGCTGCTCAGCACGTCGTTCATGGTCACGGCCTATCGTCAGGACCCCGCGCCGTCGGTGTACGTCCAGCGCCGCTCGCACACCCACGACATGCACCAGCCCGGCGATGACGGTAAGGGGCGCATGGTGAACTGGACCGCCGACCAGATCGCCGCGGACCTCAGCACGTCGGGCGATGTCCTCGGCGTCCGCGAAGTGGTGGCGTATCCGTTCGGACACTTCAACGACACCAGCAAGCAGGGTGTCGCGCAGGCCGGCTATGAGCTGGGGCGGACGATCGAACCGGGCTACGTGGAGATCGGGACGGACAAGCTCGCGCTGCCCGTCGTGCGCATCGACTATGGGATGGGCCTGGACGCGCTGGTGTCGCGCATCGGGTGACCGGTGCGGGGCGCGATGATGGGGGCATGCCCGCCTCCGTCTTCCTCGCCGGTCCGGTCTCCTGGAACCGCATGGTCCTGCTCGATCGGCTCCCCGATCCCGTGCCGCACATGCAGTTCGCGCGGGCGAGTTGGGAGACGGTCGGCGGTACAAGCGCAGGCAAGGCGCTGAGTCTCAGGGCACTCGAGCGGTCGGTCCTGCTGCGCGCCATCGTGGGGGAGGACGAGGACGGCCTCCGCGTGCGTGCGGCACTGGAGGCGGCCGGGGTGGTCGCGCAGTGGACGGACGGAACCACGGAGCGGCACCTCAACCTCATGACGGCGCAGGGCGACCGAGTGTCCCTGTACCTCTCCGCTCCGGCGGAGACCTCCGGCGTGGCGGATGCCGCTCTCGCCGCGGAGATGACCGCCGCCGATGCCGTCGTGCTCGACCTGGCTGCGGAGCCTCGGCGCCTGCTGCCCCTCGCCGCGGCGAGCGGGTCGCCGTTGTGGGTCGACGTTCATGACTACGACGGCCACGACGCCTACCACCGGCCGTTCCTCGCCGCGGCCGCGGCGGTCTTCTGCAACGCCGACCGACTGGACGCGCCCGTCGAGTTCCTCCGCGCCACGGTCGCGGCCGGCGCAGACTTCGCCGTGTGCACGCTCGGTGCCGACGGCGCGGTGGCGGTGGGACCGGACGGCATCGAGCTTCGGGTGCCCGCGGTACCGGCCACCGTGCTCGACACGAACGGCGCGGGCGACGCGTTCTTCGCCGGTGTCCTGGACGCACGGCTGGGCGGCGCCGACATCCCGGCCGCGCTGACAGCGGGTGCGCGGTCGGCCGCTGCGGTGCTGGGTACCCGGCACCTGCATCCGCTGCTCGATCCCGTCCTGGGCGGTCCGCGAGCGGTCTAGGGGACGACCTGCTCCAGGAAGGGGCCGACGACCTCGGTGACCTCGGCGTGCATCTCGTCGTCGTCGATGGTCGGGGTGCCGTCACCGGACTGGGGCCCGTAGTCGCCGAAGGAGGCGTGGGAGGCGCCGTCGATCTCGACGAACTCGGCATCCGCGGGGAGCTCGGATCGGGCGTCCGCGATCTTCTCGGGGGTGGAGAGGCCGTCCTCGCTGCCGGAGACGCTGAGCACCGGCAGGTCGCTTCCTGCGAGGTCGGTCGCGCAGTAGGAGGCGAACAGCACGAGGGCGTCGGCGTCCGCGGCGAGCTGGCACGCGCGCACGCCCCCGAGGGAGTGCCCGCCGACCGCCCAGACGTCGATGTCCGGCGCGGCGCTCGTGAAGGAGCCGAGGCCGCGGGGGTCGAAGAAGGCCAGATGGAGCCAGGGTCGCGTGATGACGACCGTGGTGCCCTCCTCCGCGAGGCCCTGGAGGATCGACGCGTAGGCCCAGGGATCGACCTTCGCGCCGGGGATGAAGACGAGCCCGCGGTCGGAGGCGCCGTCCGCGGGCTCCAGGACGATGCCTTCGTCCGCGTCCGTCACCGTGATAGCGGGGTTCTCGCGGACGGCGGCGAGCGGCTCGGGTTCCGCGGCCATGACGCCGACCTGACTCCAGACGAGGATGCCCCCGACGGCGAGGAGGATGACGATCGCCACACTCCACAGGACTCGCTTCAGGACGCGGCGTCGGGGCTTCTTCTGCACAGCAGCAACGCTACCTCGGCCCCGGACGCCGCGTCCCCTCAGCCGGCCAGAGCCGCCTGACGGAGGGCCACGGCGTCGCGGACGGCGGGGAAGAGC includes:
- a CDS encoding polysaccharide deacetylase family protein, which translates into the protein MRSGGRKRRGRATVITTVGVVAAVVVGGGVAAVVWMNRTAEKTFAKAHDTTIAHPLTPAQQMVADADDLRACAVTFRGDGAPAEPMLQRQDERYQGLPIPQLDGRVFAGWYVSADAAAVFAVEGRVNGADPVVCAQQQVELFAAWTTPEANADAGVRIPILMYHQFTADPEGAKGWLRGNHAYIGDFEAHMNHIATTGFYLPTWDELSAFIDGRLSLPPRSVIITDDDADQSWFDLAVPVVDRYKLLSTSFMVTAYRQDPAPSVYVQRRSHTHDMHQPGDDGKGRMVNWTADQIAADLSTSGDVLGVREVVAYPFGHFNDTSKQGVAQAGYELGRTIEPGYVEIGTDKLALPVVRIDYGMGLDALVSRIG
- a CDS encoding carbohydrate kinase family protein, yielding MPASVFLAGPVSWNRMVLLDRLPDPVPHMQFARASWETVGGTSAGKALSLRALERSVLLRAIVGEDEDGLRVRAALEAAGVVAQWTDGTTERHLNLMTAQGDRVSLYLSAPAETSGVADAALAAEMTAADAVVLDLAAEPRRLLPLAAASGSPLWVDVHDYDGHDAYHRPFLAAAAAVFCNADRLDAPVEFLRATVAAGADFAVCTLGADGAVAVGPDGIELRVPAVPATVLDTNGAGDAFFAGVLDARLGGADIPAALTAGARSAAAVLGTRHLHPLLDPVLGGPRAV
- a CDS encoding alpha/beta hydrolase — encoded protein: MQKKPRRRVLKRVLWSVAIVILLAVGGILVWSQVGVMAAEPEPLAAVRENPAITVTDADEGIVLEPADGASDRGLVFIPGAKVDPWAYASILQGLAEEGTTVVITRPWLHLAFFDPRGLGSFTSAAPDIDVWAVGGHSLGGVRACQLAADADALVLFASYCATDLAGSDLPVLSVSGSEDGLSTPEKIADARSELPADAEFVEIDGASHASFGDYGPQSGDGTPTIDDDEMHAEVTEVVGPFLEQVVP